Proteins encoded by one window of Porphyrobacter sp. YT40:
- a CDS encoding TonB-dependent receptor yields MSNRFSAIRAIWAGSTVLAAAAFGLAAPAAAQDAEAAAEATAEAPDGQLATIIVTANRREENLQDVAVSADILDADRVSAIFSGAGDITALAGTAPGLNVESSNGRVAPRFYIRGLGNTDFDLAASQPVSVLLDDVVLENVTLKSFPIFDVQRVEVLRGPQGTLFGRNTPAGIVKVDSVKPSHDTSVAASLSFASLDTVSLNGAVGGSIAEDVLAFRVAAQLQTRGDWIDNGFTGQDNVLGGYTDFATRAQLLFTPGERASILAAVNFRDLAGSSTFFRANVLGPSANQPNNTNKLNENYDRDRVFYDAGGGNVADYQQFGATLTAAYEFDGATLTSITSHWTSEGSSRGDIDGGNLVTGPGFIPFPSDTQDSIDLKQTTQEVRLASNGSGPLSWQVGGFYFESDFDVTTVGFTFPPPVTVNHTNEAWALFGQVGYQLTESLRVTGGLRYTEDDKAFFVRSGAAPQPVSVGDEQFDWDISLFADVSDDASVYAKVANSFRGPTIQGRDVAFFAPPSVAQSENITSYEVGFKSEFADRRVRLNGAAYYYTVEDPQFTAVGGAGNLVQLINANKGEGWGVEVDGAFQISPEFLVTLGVAYNNTEIIDGNLAVGICAQCTVTDPTREIAGTRRAFIDGNPFPNAPEWSGDFTARYGIPVGNSGEFFIFTDWTYLGETNFLLYESAEFNAGSRIEGGLKIGYAGDDGQWEVAAFARNITNEDNVLGVIDFNNNTAFVNDPRIIGAMISVKY; encoded by the coding sequence ATGTCGAATCGTTTCTCCGCCATTCGTGCCATCTGGGCCGGTTCCACCGTGCTCGCCGCCGCCGCCTTCGGGCTTGCCGCACCTGCTGCCGCACAGGATGCCGAGGCTGCCGCCGAAGCGACTGCCGAAGCGCCCGATGGTCAGCTTGCGACCATCATCGTCACCGCCAACCGGCGCGAGGAAAACCTTCAGGATGTCGCCGTGTCGGCCGACATTCTGGACGCCGATCGCGTCTCCGCGATCTTCAGCGGCGCGGGCGACATCACCGCGCTGGCGGGCACCGCGCCGGGCCTCAATGTCGAAAGCTCGAACGGCCGCGTCGCCCCGCGCTTCTATATCCGCGGTCTCGGCAACACCGATTTCGATCTTGCCGCTTCGCAGCCGGTCTCGGTGCTGCTCGATGACGTGGTGCTTGAGAACGTGACCCTCAAGAGCTTCCCGATCTTCGACGTCCAGCGTGTCGAAGTGCTGCGCGGGCCGCAGGGCACGCTGTTCGGGCGCAACACCCCGGCGGGCATCGTCAAGGTGGATTCGGTCAAGCCGAGCCACGATACCTCGGTCGCCGCCTCCCTGTCCTTCGCCAGCCTCGACACCGTGTCGCTCAACGGTGCGGTCGGCGGGTCGATTGCCGAAGACGTGCTGGCCTTCCGCGTTGCCGCCCAGCTCCAGACGCGCGGCGACTGGATCGACAATGGCTTCACCGGGCAGGACAACGTTCTGGGCGGCTACACCGACTTCGCCACCCGCGCGCAGCTGCTGTTCACGCCGGGCGAGCGGGCGAGCATCCTTGCAGCGGTCAATTTCCGCGACCTCGCCGGTTCCTCGACCTTCTTCCGCGCCAACGTGCTGGGGCCGAGCGCGAACCAGCCGAACAACACCAACAAGCTCAACGAAAATTACGATCGCGACCGGGTGTTCTACGACGCCGGCGGCGGCAACGTGGCCGATTATCAGCAGTTCGGCGCGACGCTGACCGCGGCCTATGAATTCGATGGCGCGACCCTGACCTCGATCACCAGCCACTGGACCAGCGAAGGCTCCAGCCGCGGCGATATCGACGGCGGCAACCTCGTGACCGGGCCGGGCTTCATCCCGTTCCCCTCGGACACGCAGGATTCGATCGACCTGAAGCAGACCACGCAGGAAGTGCGCCTCGCCTCGAACGGCAGCGGGCCCTTGAGCTGGCAGGTCGGTGGCTTCTACTTCGAAAGCGATTTCGATGTCACCACGGTCGGCTTCACCTTCCCGCCGCCGGTCACCGTCAACCACACCAACGAAGCCTGGGCGCTGTTCGGTCAGGTCGGCTATCAGCTGACCGAGAGCCTGCGCGTCACCGGGGGCCTGCGCTACACCGAGGACGACAAGGCGTTCTTCGTCCGCTCGGGCGCGGCGCCGCAGCCGGTGAGCGTGGGTGACGAGCAGTTCGATTGGGACATCAGCCTCTTTGCCGATGTCTCGGACGATGCCAGCGTCTATGCCAAGGTCGCCAATTCGTTCCGCGGGCCGACCATTCAGGGCCGCGACGTCGCCTTCTTCGCTCCGCCCTCGGTCGCCCAGTCGGAGAACATCACGTCCTACGAAGTCGGCTTCAAGAGCGAGTTCGCCGATCGCCGCGTGCGGCTGAACGGCGCGGCCTATTACTACACCGTCGAAGACCCGCAGTTCACCGCCGTGGGCGGCGCCGGGAACCTCGTGCAGCTTATCAACGCTAACAAGGGCGAGGGCTGGGGCGTCGAAGTCGACGGCGCGTTCCAGATCAGCCCCGAATTTCTGGTGACGCTGGGCGTGGCCTACAACAACACCGAGATCATCGACGGGAATCTCGCGGTCGGCATCTGCGCGCAGTGCACGGTGACCGATCCGACCCGTGAGATCGCGGGCACCCGCCGCGCCTTCATCGACGGCAACCCCTTCCCCAACGCGCCCGAATGGAGCGGCGATTTCACCGCCCGTTACGGCATCCCGGTGGGCAATTCGGGCGAGTTCTTCATCTTCACCGACTGGACGTACCTCGGCGAGACCAACTTCCTGCTCTACGAAAGCGCCGAATTCAACGCCGGCAGCCGGATCGAGGGTGGCCTGAAGATCGGCTATGCGGGGGATGACGGCCAGTGGGAAGTCGCCGCCTTTGCGCGCAACATTACCAATGAAGACAATGTGCTCGGCGTGATCGACTTCAACAATAACACCGCTTTCGTCAACGACCCGCGCATCATCGGCGCGATGATCAGCGTCAAGTACTGA
- the purS gene encoding phosphoribosylformylglycinamidine synthase subunit PurS, which translates to MQVRVLVRLKPGVLDPQGRAVHHALEGMGFEGVGDVRIGRLIELDLADGTDHDTIKAMCEKLLANTVIESFTIESAE; encoded by the coding sequence ATGCAAGTGCGCGTCCTTGTCCGATTGAAGCCCGGCGTGCTCGACCCTCAGGGCCGCGCGGTGCACCACGCGCTCGAAGGGATGGGCTTCGAAGGGGTCGGCGATGTCCGCATCGGCCGCTTGATCGAGCTCGATCTCGCCGACGGCACCGATCACGACACGATCAAGGCGATGTGCGAAAAGCTGCTCGCCAACACCGTGATCGAAAGCTTCACCATTGAGAGCGCCGAGTGA
- the purQ gene encoding phosphoribosylformylglycinamidine synthase subunit PurQ, with protein sequence MAFRAAVITFPGSNCDRDMATALEAVSGVPAIRAWHGDAELPERLDLIALPGGFSYGDYLRSGAMAATSPIMRAVVAAAERGVPVLGVCNGFQVLTEARLLPGALLRNAGQRFVCKTVALTVEGTASPFMAGYTAGETIRIPVAHHDGNYFADADTLDRLEGEGRVAFRYAEACNGSARDIAGVLSANGRVLGMMPHPERAIEPAAVTALGGEDGRRLFAGFLESLATA encoded by the coding sequence ATGGCGTTCCGGGCGGCGGTCATCACCTTCCCCGGCTCCAATTGCGACCGGGACATGGCAACGGCGCTGGAAGCGGTGTCGGGCGTGCCTGCGATCCGGGCGTGGCACGGCGATGCCGAGCTGCCCGAGCGGCTCGACCTGATCGCCCTGCCCGGCGGCTTTTCCTATGGCGACTATCTGCGTTCGGGCGCGATGGCGGCCACCAGCCCGATCATGCGCGCGGTCGTCGCGGCGGCGGAGCGCGGGGTGCCGGTGCTGGGCGTGTGCAACGGCTTTCAGGTGCTGACCGAGGCCCGGCTGCTCCCCGGCGCGCTGCTGCGCAACGCCGGTCAGCGCTTCGTGTGCAAGACCGTGGCGCTCACCGTCGAAGGCACCGCCTCGCCCTTCATGGCCGGTTATACGGCGGGTGAGACGATCCGTATCCCGGTGGCGCATCACGATGGCAACTACTTCGCCGACGCCGACACGCTCGACCGGCTCGAAGGCGAAGGCCGCGTGGCCTTCCGCTATGCCGAAGCCTGCAACGGCTCGGCACGTGACATCGCCGGAGTGCTGTCTGCCAATGGCCGCGTGCTGGGCATGATGCCCCACCCCGAACGCGCGATCGAACCGGCGGCGGTTACCGCGCTGGGCGGCGAGGACGGGCGGCGGCTGTTTGCGGGCTTCCTCGAAAGCCTCGCCACCGCCTGA
- a CDS encoding GGDEF and EAL domain-containing protein — MVEHNSSLPASAPAELAIADVLGLSRNPAFDPTRLRGVEFAELARISRYRLFANALVAMFAVSVFAPLIGLLIVTPWAGVLGFVLYNTRQTDMLLVEPRQRPGGGAHERAQHLNAVAAAVCWLVALILFPWLADGAQQTTMLLVVLVLMMCSTFVFSTAPLSVVIYNAIMGLGASASLATQGAWHAACATILFTIASLVGIIQVRTIFLKVRIAEATVSEKEEVVSLLLREFEENEADWLWEIDPARRLRAVSPRFAFALGRSQEDTEGKPLLEMIAGRGWDTGQFPPSLHDLAERLKNRENFSNMLVQVSIHGAERWWELSGTPMRDEQGRFTGFRGVGSDVTEQRNSSEKIAYLARFDTLTQLPNRLQLTEALGEALAYASQWRTRCALLMVDLDRFKSVNDSLGHMTGDKLLAQVSARLQSLMGENELCGRLGGDEFAIVVRDASAPGSIGQLAKRVIERLSEPYLVDHHTLYVGASVGSAEGPRDGNSVEELMRNADLALYRAKDDGGGEHCRFEPALHASAEERRQLEVALRKALGRNEMVLHYQPVVDAHSESVVSFEALVRWNSAEHGFVSPGKFIPLAEDTRLIVPIGQWVMRRACEEARYWPDHVKVNVNVSPEQLLEPGFHGEVLEALAATGLKPERLEIEVTESIFLRDASVARNALEQVMALGCSVALDDFGTGYSSLGYLRKLRFSTIKVDRTFVQGAAQGSAESLAIINAVVAMAKSLKMTTTAEGVETVEESELIRNLGCDKIQGYYFGRPMTAEDARRLFVLPHERRA; from the coding sequence GTGGTCGAACATAATTCCTCCCTTCCGGCATCCGCTCCGGCTGAACTGGCAATCGCCGATGTGCTTGGATTGTCGCGCAATCCGGCTTTCGACCCGACGCGGTTGCGGGGGGTCGAGTTTGCGGAACTCGCGCGGATCAGCCGCTACCGGCTGTTTGCCAACGCGCTGGTAGCGATGTTCGCCGTATCGGTGTTCGCCCCGTTGATCGGGTTGCTGATCGTGACGCCCTGGGCCGGTGTGCTCGGCTTCGTGCTCTACAATACCCGACAGACCGATATGCTGCTGGTCGAACCCCGCCAGAGACCGGGCGGCGGCGCGCATGAGCGTGCCCAGCATCTCAACGCGGTGGCGGCGGCGGTGTGCTGGCTGGTGGCCCTGATCCTCTTCCCGTGGCTCGCGGACGGGGCGCAGCAGACCACCATGCTGCTGGTGGTGCTGGTGCTGATGATGTGCTCCACCTTCGTCTTTTCGACCGCGCCGCTCAGTGTTGTGATCTACAACGCGATCATGGGACTCGGGGCGTCGGCCAGTCTGGCGACCCAGGGCGCCTGGCATGCGGCCTGCGCGACGATCCTGTTCACCATCGCCAGTCTGGTCGGCATTATCCAGGTGCGCACCATTTTCCTCAAGGTTCGGATCGCCGAGGCGACGGTGAGCGAGAAGGAAGAGGTGGTCTCGCTGTTGCTGCGCGAGTTCGAGGAGAACGAAGCCGACTGGCTTTGGGAAATCGATCCCGCCCGGCGGCTGCGCGCTGTCAGCCCTCGCTTCGCCTTCGCGCTCGGCCGGTCGCAGGAGGACACCGAAGGCAAGCCGCTACTGGAGATGATCGCCGGGCGCGGTTGGGACACCGGGCAGTTTCCGCCGAGCCTCCACGATCTGGCCGAGCGGCTCAAGAACCGCGAGAATTTCTCGAACATGCTTGTGCAGGTCTCGATCCACGGTGCCGAGCGCTGGTGGGAGCTTTCGGGCACGCCGATGCGCGACGAGCAGGGCCGCTTCACCGGCTTTCGCGGGGTGGGATCGGATGTCACCGAGCAGCGCAATTCCTCGGAGAAGATCGCCTACCTCGCACGCTTCGACACGCTCACGCAATTGCCCAATCGCCTGCAACTGACCGAGGCGCTGGGCGAGGCGCTGGCCTATGCAAGCCAGTGGCGCACCCGCTGCGCGCTGCTGATGGTCGATCTCGACCGCTTTAAGTCGGTGAACGATTCGCTCGGCCACATGACCGGCGACAAGCTGCTCGCGCAGGTGTCCGCACGGCTGCAATCGCTGATGGGCGAAAACGAACTGTGCGGGCGACTGGGCGGTGACGAATTCGCGATCGTGGTGCGCGATGCCAGCGCGCCGGGGTCGATCGGCCAGCTGGCAAAGCGGGTGATCGAGCGCTTGTCCGAGCCCTATCTGGTCGATCACCACACGCTGTATGTCGGCGCCAGCGTCGGCTCGGCCGAAGGCCCGCGCGACGGCAATTCGGTGGAAGAGCTGATGCGCAATGCCGACCTTGCGCTTTACCGCGCCAAGGATGACGGCGGGGGCGAGCATTGCCGGTTCGAGCCCGCGCTCCATGCCTCCGCCGAGGAACGCCGCCAGCTCGAAGTGGCGCTGCGCAAGGCTCTGGGGCGCAACGAAATGGTGCTGCATTACCAGCCCGTGGTGGATGCCCATTCTGAGAGCGTGGTCAGTTTCGAGGCGCTGGTGCGCTGGAACAGTGCCGAACATGGCTTCGTCAGCCCCGGCAAGTTCATCCCGCTGGCCGAAGATACTCGCCTGATCGTGCCGATCGGCCAATGGGTGATGCGCCGCGCCTGCGAGGAAGCGCGCTACTGGCCCGATCACGTCAAGGTCAACGTCAACGTCTCGCCCGAACAGCTGCTGGAACCGGGCTTCCACGGCGAGGTGCTGGAGGCTCTGGCAGCGACCGGGCTGAAACCCGAACGGCTCGAGATCGAAGTGACCGAAAGCATCTTCCTGCGCGATGCCAGCGTGGCGCGCAATGCGCTGGAGCAGGTGATGGCGCTGGGCTGTTCGGTGGCGCTCGACGATTTCGGCACCGGCTATTCCTCGCTCGGCTATCTGCGCAAGCTGCGCTTCTCGACCATCAAGGTCGATCGCACCTTCGTGCAGGGCGCAGCGCAGGGCAGTGCCGAAAGCCTTGCCATCATCAATGCGGTGGTGGCGATGGCCAAGAGTCTGAAAATGACAACCACCGCCGAAGGCGTCGAGACGGTCGAGGAATCCGAGCTGATCCGCAATCTTGGCTGCGACAAGATCCAGGGATACTACTTTGGCCGACCGATGACCGCCGAGGACGCGCGCCGTCTCTTCGTGCTGCCGCACGAACGCCGCGCCTGA